A single genomic interval of Heliangelus exortis chromosome 20, bHelExo1.hap1, whole genome shotgun sequence harbors:
- the NOG gene encoding noggin: protein MDHSQCLVTIYALVVLLGLRLEQGACQHYLHIRPAPSDNLPLVDLIEHPDPIFDPKEKDLNETLLRNLMGGHFDPNFMAISVPEDRLGVDDLAELDLLLRQRPSGAMPSEIKGLEFYDGLQPGKKHRLSKKLRRKLQMWLWSQTFCPVLYTWNDLGSRFWPRYVKVGSCYSKRSCSVPEGMVCKPAKSVHLTILRWRCQRRGGQRCTWIPIQYPIISECKCSC from the coding sequence ATGGATCATTCCCAGTGCCTTGTGACTATATACGCCTTGGTGGTTCTGCTGGGTCTCCggctggagcagggagcttGCCAGCACTATCTGCACATCCGACCGGCTCCCAGCGACAACTTGCCCTTGGTGGATCTAATCGAGCACCCGGACCCTATCTTTGACCCCAAGGAGAAGGATCTTAACGAGACCTTGCTAAGGAACCTCATGGGCGGACACTTCGACCCTAACTTTATGGCTATTTCCGTGCCCGAGGACCGGCTTGGCGTGGACGATCTAGCTGAGCTGGACTTGCTGCTCAGGCAGAGACCCTCGGGAGCGATGCCCAGCGAAATCAAAGGGCTGGAGTTTTACGACGGGCTGCAGCCGGGCAAGAAGCACAGGCTGAGCAAGAAGCTGCGCAGGAAGCTGCAGATGTGGCTCTGGTCCCAGACCTTCTGCCCGGTTCTATACACGTGGAACGATCTCGGCAGCCGCTTTTGGCCCCGGTATGTCAAAGTGGGCAGCTGCTACAGTAAAAGGTCTTGTTCAGTCCCAGAAGGCATGGTTTGCAAACCTGCCAAGTCCGTGCATTTAACGATCCTGAGGTGGAGGTGCCAGCGTCGGGGGGGGCAGAGGTGCACATGGATACCCATCCAGTATCCCATCATTTCGGAGTGCAAGTGCTCCTGCTAA